The Couchioplanes caeruleus sequence GAGCGCGACCGTCGACGACGCGGCCGAGTTCTTCCACAAGTACTACGCCTCGGGCAACGCCACGTTGGCGGTGGCCGGGGACTTCGACCTGGCCGCCACCGTCGAGCTCGTCGAGCGCCACTTCGGCGACGTCCCGGCCCGGCCGAAGCCGGAGCTGCCCGACTTCGACGAGCCCGGCCCGAGCGCCGAGCGCCGGGAGAGCTACGTGGACCGGCTCGCCCCGCTCCCGGCGATCGCCGCGGGATGGCGGGTGCCGGATCCCATCGCCGACTTCACCGCCTACCTGCCGTACGTGGTGCTGGCCGAGGTGCTCACCGACGGCGACGCCTCCCGCCTGGTCGAGCGGCTTGTGCAGCGGGACCGGATCGTCACCAGCGTCGGCGGCTACCTCGGCTTCATGGGCGACGAATATCAGGTCCGCAACCCGACGGCGTTACTGCTGCAGGCGCATCTTCCGCCCGGTGGCGACGCGGACAAGGTGTTGCGGGTCGTCGACGAGGAGCTCGACCGGCTCGCCTCCGGCGGGCTCGCGCCGGGCGAGCTGGCCCGTACTCAGGCCCGCATGGCCACGCACCTGCTCCGCGACACCGACGCAGTGCTCGGCCGGGCGCTGCCGATGGCGGTGCTCGAGCTGCAACGCGGCCGGCCGGAGCTGCTCAACGAGCTGCCGAAGCTGGTCGGCGAGGTCACCGAGGCGCAGGTCGTCGCGGCCGCCGCCACCCTGCGGCCCGAGGGCCGCGCATGCGTCGAGATCGTCCCGGGAGTCGACAAGTGAGCGCCAGGACCCTGCCGGACCTCGTGCCGGATTCCAAAATCAAGCTGCCGAAGCAGGCCGAGCGCACCCTGAGCAGCGGTCTCACGGTCATCGCCATCCGGCGGCCGGCCGTGCCCCTGGTCGAGCTGCGGCTGCGGATCCCGTTCGGGCGGGCGCCGCTGGCCCGCGCGACGCTGCTGTCGCAGGCGTTGTTCACCGGCACGGCCACGATGTCGAGCGTCGACATCGCCGCCGAGCTGCAGGCGGTCGGCGGCGGACTCTCCGCCGGGCTGGATCCCGACCGGCTGCTGGTCACCGGCAACTCGCTCGCCTCGGGCCTGGACCGGATGCTGGAGATCCTCGCCGGGGTGCTGACCGATGCGGCGTACCCGGTCGAGGAGGTCGCCACCGAACGCGACCGGCTCGTCGACCACATCCAGGTCGCCCAGAGCCAGCCCGGGCATCTAGCCCGTACGGCGCTGCTCAAGCGGATGTACGGCCGGCACCCGTACGCGATCCAGACCCCGGAGCCGGAGCAGGTCAAGGGCGTACGCCCGGGGCAGTTGCGGGCCCTGCACGCCGACCGGGTCCGGCCCGGCGGCGCGGTGCTGGTGCTGGTCGGCGACATCAACGTCGAGAAGGCGATCGACGCGGCGGAGAAGGCCCTCGGCGGCTGGATCGGCGCCGGCCGCGACGGCAACGTGCCCGCCACGCCGGAGCTCGAGACCGGCCCGCTGCTGCTGGTCGACCGCCCCGGCTCGGTGCAGTCCTCGATGCGCATGGCGTTGCCGGCGCTGCCGCGCACCGACCCCGACTATGCCGCGCTGCAACTGGCCAACATGGTCTTCGGCGGCTACTTCTCGTCGCGCTGGGTGGAGAACATCCGCGAGGACAAGGGCTACACGTACGGCCCGCACACCGCCATCGAACACTTCGTCGCGGGCTCGGCGCTGGTGGTGGCGGCCGAGGTGGCCACCGAGGTGACCGGCCCGGCGCTGCTGGAGACCCTGTACGAGCTGGGCCGGATCGCGAGCCTGCCGCCGGGCGCGGACGAGTTGGAGCAGGCCCGCCGGTACGCGCTGGGCACGCTACGGCTGGGCATGTCGACCCAGGCCGGCCTGGCCGGGCTGGCGAGCATCTACGCCAGCTTCGGCCTGCGGCTGAGCTATCTCACCGAGCACTCGGCGGCGCTGGCCTCGGCGACGCGCGAGCAGGTGGCCGAGGTGGCCGCGCGCTACCTCGCGCCGTCTCGGGCGGTCACCGTCGTCCTCGGCGACGCGGACCGGGTCGAGAGCGGGCTCGCGACCCTGACGACAGTCGAGCGCGGCGCCCAGTGAACCTCTCATCCCAGCAGCCCGGGGACCAGCCCGACGTCGGTGAGCAGCAGCCGGGCCTCGGCGGCCCGCCGCTGGCCCGTACGTCCCTCGACCGCGCCTCGCACCGCAGACGCGACGAGGACTGGCTCAACGAAGCGTGGAAGACCGGTCTCGTCCTGATCGTCGACATCGCCAAGGGCGGCCGCGCACTGGTGACGGGCGCGACCTCGGACAAGCCCGCGCTCGTGCTCGTCGGCGCGGATGCGGCCCCGGAGGGCGAGCGCCTGTTCCTGGGCGTCGACCCGGACGGCGTACCGATCTTCGCCGTCGACGCGCCGTTGCCCGAGGTGGACGACGCCGAGGCGCACACCCTGCGGGACATCGGCGACCGGCTCGGCCCGCGCGACGCCGGCATTCTCACCACGGCCGCCGCGCTGGGCAACTGGCATGCCACGCACGCGTATTCGCCGCGCTCCGGGCTGCGCACCACCGCCGCGGAGGCGGGCTGGTCGCGGCTCGACGCCGAGGGCGGGCAGATGTGGCCGCGCACCGACCCGGCGATGATCGTCCTGGTGCACGACGGGGTCGCCGGGCCGGAGGGCTCCTGCCTGCTCGGCCACAACGTCGCCTGGCCGGCGCGGGACGGCGTCCGGCGCTTCTCGTGTCTGGCCGGCTACGTCGAACCCGGCGAGTCCGCCGAGGCCTCGGTCGTCCGCGAGGTCCGCGAGGAGGTCGGGGTCAGGCTGCGGTCGCTGCGGTACGAGGGCAGCCAGTCGTGGCCGTACCCGGGTTCGCTGATGCTCGGCTTCACCGCCGAGGCGGACAAGGACCAGCGGATCGTCGTCGACCCCGAGGAAATCGACGAGGCGCGGTGGTTCACCCGGCGGGAGGTCGCCCAGATGGTCGCCGGGGACTACGTCGACCCGCCGAGCGGCGTACGGCTGAGCCTGCCCATGCGGTCGTCGATCGCGTTCTACCTCGTAGAACGCTGGATGGGCCGCCCCTGAGAATCAAACGGACGCCTCGTGGGGGGCCAGCCATCGGATCTCTTGGCCGTGTGGCCCGGTGCGAGCAACGGCCCGGCCGTCGAGCGCCAGCAGGAATCTCGCCGGACCTGCGGAATCGATCTCGACGGTCGCTCCCAGTTCAGGCAGGACGCCCACGCCTTCGTTCGAGATCCAGTGTCCCCGCAGACCACGAACG is a genomic window containing:
- a CDS encoding M16 family metallopeptidase, which gives rise to MARRTKIPATKYPVERFTLDNGLRVVLTPDRSAPVVGVAVVYDVGIRSEPEGRTGFAHLFEHLMFQGSENLEKLAHFRHVQGAGGSFNGSTHLDYTDYFEILPAGALERALFLEADRMRGPRLTEENLRNQVDVVKEEIRVNVLNRPYGGFPWLKLPPVMFETFPNAHDGYGSFTDLESATVDDAAEFFHKYYASGNATLAVAGDFDLAATVELVERHFGDVPARPKPELPDFDEPGPSAERRESYVDRLAPLPAIAAGWRVPDPIADFTAYLPYVVLAEVLTDGDASRLVERLVQRDRIVTSVGGYLGFMGDEYQVRNPTALLLQAHLPPGGDADKVLRVVDEELDRLASGGLAPGELARTQARMATHLLRDTDAVLGRALPMAVLELQRGRPELLNELPKLVGEVTEAQVVAAAATLRPEGRACVEIVPGVDK
- a CDS encoding M16 family metallopeptidase; the encoded protein is MRRDRPGSRQVSARTLPDLVPDSKIKLPKQAERTLSSGLTVIAIRRPAVPLVELRLRIPFGRAPLARATLLSQALFTGTATMSSVDIAAELQAVGGGLSAGLDPDRLLVTGNSLASGLDRMLEILAGVLTDAAYPVEEVATERDRLVDHIQVAQSQPGHLARTALLKRMYGRHPYAIQTPEPEQVKGVRPGQLRALHADRVRPGGAVLVLVGDINVEKAIDAAEKALGGWIGAGRDGNVPATPELETGPLLLVDRPGSVQSSMRMALPALPRTDPDYAALQLANMVFGGYFSSRWVENIREDKGYTYGPHTAIEHFVAGSALVVAAEVATEVTGPALLETLYELGRIASLPPGADELEQARRYALGTLRLGMSTQAGLAGLASIYASFGLRLSYLTEHSAALASATREQVAEVAARYLAPSRAVTVVLGDADRVESGLATLTTVERGAQ
- the nudC gene encoding NAD(+) diphosphatase: MARTSLDRASHRRRDEDWLNEAWKTGLVLIVDIAKGGRALVTGATSDKPALVLVGADAAPEGERLFLGVDPDGVPIFAVDAPLPEVDDAEAHTLRDIGDRLGPRDAGILTTAAALGNWHATHAYSPRSGLRTTAAEAGWSRLDAEGGQMWPRTDPAMIVLVHDGVAGPEGSCLLGHNVAWPARDGVRRFSCLAGYVEPGESAEASVVREVREEVGVRLRSLRYEGSQSWPYPGSLMLGFTAEADKDQRIVVDPEEIDEARWFTRREVAQMVAGDYVDPPSGVRLSLPMRSSIAFYLVERWMGRP